CGGAGAATGCCGACTATGAGCTGCATTACAGTGACAACAGCGGAATTCCGGATAAATTAAGAGTGGATGGGAGTTTAATTGAATACACTGCTGCGGACTATGAAGAGGGCGGCATGGCTGTTCCCGGATATTTTGAATTCACAGAAGCGACAAAGCCAGGAAGTTTTGATTCGAGGGAACTGACGTGGGACAAAATGGGGCAGAAAACCGAGGTCGATAACACACTGTATACACAAGGCAGTGCAACTGATCCAATGGTTACGAAAGACGTTGTCGATTATGCCCAGTCAGTGGAACCTCTGTCCTCCGGTATTAAAGTGAGTGATTCGGATCGTAACGGCATGTCGGTCAGAATGGTGAAATCAGAGCTTGAAGATCAAGCGCAGGCAGAGTTTCAAGCCAATATGGATAAATTCAATCAAGAGAAAAACGATTGGATTAAAGAGAAGATGGGTGGCACCGATTACGAGAGCGCGCTTTCCGGTGTGGTCTCATTTTCCCATAAGGCTGAAGACGGAAAAACATATACGGAAAAAGATTATCTGGCTTTTGGGGGATCCGATCTGCCCGGATATGATAAATATTTAGCGGAAATAAGTTCTAAAATATTTCATGTCAATTCAACCGGTCATGCGCGAGGTAAAGATGAAATAGAAATGGTAAAAGCCGCAGCTGCAAAACAAGAAGAGAAAAATGCGGTATATCAAAACCTTTTATATTATCTTGAACTGTCGGCAAAGTATTATGAAAAAAATGATCCCACAAAAACAGCTACAATAAATATGTCAGGAATTGACGCGGCATATGAAAAGGCAGCGGCAGCCGTAAAAAGCGGTGATCACAGCCCCGCCGCCCTTAACCGATTGGAGATTACAAAAGCGTACAGCGAGTTGGGACATGCACTGAACGATTATAATACGTTGAATAAAGAGGACCCCGTCAAATTGTATCAGCTGCAAAGTGAAGGTGAGTCTAAGGCAACATTCGACGACAGGTTCATGACCGATCAGGAATATGCGGAGTATACCTACCTTGTGGGTTTATACGGCGATGAGGAAGGCGGATTGGCACGCTTTTATATCGATTCGATCTCTGAAAGATTAAAGGAACGCGCCAATAAAGGCAATACAAACGTCTCCGGCAGGAGAACATATGACAGCGAACAAGCAGAAATTTCCGATCTGTATATCAAGGATTGTGAGTATTCAGCCGACAGGGATGCGTTCATAGCAGAGGGTAAAATTAAATATATCAACGCCTCGAAGTCGGAGTTGAAGAACGGGGATTCGTTTGACAACGACGTTTATTATACGAAAGATGTGCTTTCCGACTTTGCAAACAAAAGCACCGACGATAGGCGGGAGATATACGACGTGCTGGATCAGATCTCCGCGCTGTACGGGAATGAAAAAGCCGGAGACACACTGTTCTATATCTTGGGTAAATACGGTTTCGAAGAAGCGTCCAAGTACAGCGAAACGCTGAATTCGTTTTATTTGCAGGTTAAAGGCACGCAGACCGCAGAGGAATATGAAAAAGCCAACGGATTCAAGAGATTGGGCATGGGCGTGGGCATGGGATTAAATAACTGGGGAAAGGGTATCGTCTCGCTTGTCAACTTTCTGGACAGCGATACAGAAACCCTTCCGGTGATTTTTTCCGATGATTACGCCATTCCGATATTGAAGGATGAACTAAACCGTTCCGAGAATACGTCGCTGGATATGAGTATGGGCATCGGGCAGAATGTTCCGGCGGTCGTGGTCGCAGTAGCCACAATGGGCGCGGCAAGTTTGGCTTCGGGCGCTGCTGCGGCTGCAATCAATGTGGCGGGAAGAATTGCAACAACCACCGTGTTCGGTTCAAGCATATGGGGCAATACCTATAATGATATGAAACTGAGCGGGTATTCCGATGCGGAAGCGGTTCGAAAGGCAAACTGGATTACGCTGTCGGAAGTCGGTTTGGAAATGGTGTTTGACGGCTTGGGCTCACTGGGCGGGGCAAATTCGATTGCAAGCAAACTGTCAAAGAACTTCGGCGAGTTTGTCAAATATTCATCCGAAACGACACTGGGCCGAATTGCTCTGACACAGTTGGGCGCCATGGCATCACGCGGCGCGGGCGAATTGCTCGAAGAAAGCACACAGGCCCTGATCGAGCCGTTTCTCCATTACTTTGCCACGGGGGAATTCAACTGGGACAGCAATCAGGGCAGACAGGCCGCGTACGACGGCTTTATCAGCATGATCACCGGCGTGCTGCTCGGCGGCGCGACAGACGCATACCGTACTTTTGTGGATATAAAAGTGCTGTCCAAAATCGGGGATAATGTATCAAACATTCAAAACGGCACAGATAACATCATCGAGCAGGGCAAATCTTCCCGGTATGAGGCGACGAGAGCATTGGCGGCTTCGGTCGAGGGCGCTGCCAAGACCGGAAAACTGAACAATATCGATCTCGGCGAACTGACGTCCCGCATAGGGGATGAAATCGCCGCGAACCTGGCCATCGAGATGGGTGAGAAGAACTCGGTGTTCAAATCCGGATTTTCTGAGGCAGCGGAGTATTATCAAGCACTCGCGAGGGGAGAAACGGACTCGGCGAAAACCGTATTAAAAAACACACTGGATCAGATGGCGGCAAGTACGAACAGCAAAACAGCATCCGGTTCGAAAAAGCCCGGAATTTCAGAGGGTATCAAATCGTATTTTGAA
This window of the Oscillospiraceae bacterium genome carries:
- a CDS encoding TNT domain-containing protein, with protein sequence MSLNRLRKLKEEQDEIKKEREAALAAAQKEAEEKTPPASRKIISDVDYKAAAMNLASQRGEGLQMIKIAQREEWMNKKYQERKDAGEKDVPDPIKPYYNTVKDFKYADYINGWYKYRKDNGEEGVPDYIGVDTSPRYTNAAGEEITEEEYNKENAAIEKYNEVIKGNKDGEINFFDFYTTRKTLLDAGIEVEKGDKIFETALERAYNKTLREIMLSHPELYQSQNDLYKAKFEEQFNKNLDQIYKVFQDSENKKAFREAEKVNQDQYKKEKNEMAAMGLDPLDPDDVEKYYDYLENPPPAKTSKTKEELMEERMQGQDKYLGMEVVDQWVKPTENADYELHYSDNSGIPDKLRVDGSLIEYTAADYEEGGMAVPGYFEFTEATKPGSFDSRELTWDKMGQKTEVDNTLYTQGSATDPMVTKDVVDYAQSVEPLSSGIKVSDSDRNGMSVRMVKSELEDQAQAEFQANMDKFNQEKNDWIKEKMGGTDYESALSGVVSFSHKAEDGKTYTEKDYLAFGGSDLPGYDKYLAEISSKIFHVNSTGHARGKDEIEMVKAAAAKQEEKNAVYQNLLYYLELSAKYYEKNDPTKTATINMSGIDAAYEKAAAAVKSGDHSPAALNRLEITKAYSELGHALNDYNTLNKEDPVKLYQLQSEGESKATFDDRFMTDQEYAEYTYLVGLYGDEEGGLARFYIDSISERLKERANKGNTNVSGRRTYDSEQAEISDLYIKDCEYSADRDAFIAEGKIKYINASKSELKNGDSFDNDVYYTKDVLSDFANKSTDDRREIYDVLDQISALYGNEKAGDTLFYILGKYGFEEASKYSETLNSFYLQVKGTQTAEEYEKANGFKRLGMGVGMGLNNWGKGIVSLVNFLDSDTETLPVIFSDDYAIPILKDELNRSENTSLDMSMGIGQNVPAVVVAVATMGAASLASGAAAAAINVAGRIATTTVFGSSIWGNTYNDMKLSGYSDAEAVRKANWITLSEVGLEMVFDGLGSLGGANSIASKLSKNFGEFVKYSSETTLGRIALTQLGAMASRGAGELLEESTQALIEPFLHYFATGEFNWDSNQGRQAAYDGFISMITGVLLGGATDAYRTFVDIKVLSKIGDNVSNIQNGTDNIIEQGKSSRYEATRALAASVEGAAKTGKLNNIDLGELTSRIGDEIAANLAIEMGEKNSVFKSGFSEAAEYYQALARGETDSAKTVLKNTLDQMAASTNSKTASGSKKPGISEGIKSYFENIRNTLNEMKSDNKTTETVEGTKTVNAIETLTGQKENIANNNAKAEPSMGEVGTQALAGIAETNPGLAENTDLTEAYNAGFNGEDISRDTRDNAAAGNYTDSVEAMYNAGQADAKASLTSSAEVLQGVNPAAETVVTSAAETKSVSSTEQAGTTSTEQSNTEVNPELEAKLAPFEYTEEQRAVAEKYAETGDANVIPDSYGKEMVNKIMQGAEVIKKFNAENGIDTKQSEGYNRTTEDSIISDKDREKLSKWENAPSEELYRKYKSIFDNPKYFDQSTGEIHWPDGNNGFKGIIKRIILKQGLRIDRYGFESGTFVSPEGTPYNMRSLAPGTYLKPYHVYEIIKPIECNGGDIAAWFGEPGEGTQYQFDMTIQELLDNGYIKEVFN